The Phycisphaerae bacterium DNA segment CATAGGCGCCAAATCTGGCCGGAGCACAGCTTCTCGCCGAGATCTCTTGGGCGATCGAGCATTGCCGATGATCCAGACGTCGAACGGCGGTTCGCAGCGGCCCCAGGTTGCGGAAGTCGGGGCACGGTGGCAGTTGCAGATCAACGGGCCGTCCGGCCATGTCGGGCCGCAACTCATCGGCCGGGGCCGTTTTCCGCTCCTCGGCCTGCAGACGGCGTCCGAGCCCGTCGAGCAGTTCGTCGCCCGCACTGCGCAGAGAAAGAGGGTCAACTCCCTCCTGGTACAGGCGCTCCATGACGTCCAGAATGATCAAGCCGCCTCGGAAATCCATGAACGCATGAGGCCAGCGAACGACAACCCAGTCGCCTGAAGCAAGACCCCGCAGGACATGAAACTGCAGCGGCGGCAACGTGACCAGATCAATGCGCTGGTTGATGAGTGCGTCGACCTGATGATGGATCTCCGCTTCGGTCGCGGGCTTCACGTGATGGACGCGAACGAGACGGTTGAGGTCCCACGGCGGGCAGTGCAGTCGCCATCTGGGCCGGCCGTCCAGCGCGGAGCATTCCAGTCGGGCTTGCGTGGCAGGATAGAGGCGATGAATCCCGGCAAGCGCCCGCTTCATCCCCTCCGCGTCGACCTGGCCGGCCATCTCCAGATGCGCGTGAATGAAGGCGCCCGGCAATGACAGTCTGGCCCCCGCCCGGTCAAAGGCGAAGAAGAGAAGGTCGAGTGGATTGGGAGTGTGGAACGCAACCGATGTCATCGTTTTGTTGACGGGCGCCGGGATCATCCGGCCCGGCATCATCTCCTGCCAGTGAGATACAAGTCGGACTCGACGAACCTGCCCACAATGTCCATCACCTTGAAGTACAGGCCGCGTTGCCGAAGCACGCACGCGTTTCGCGAACGCCAGTCGACATGCTCCTGGAAACGCCGCCCGATATCGTAGGCGGCCCACCACTGCTCGACGCGGTCCAGTGAGCTTTCAGATTGCAGCGAGAGATACTCCTGAACAGGCGAGCCCATGGCGATTGCGATCGGCCATGCTTTGTCGCGGATTTCCCACCGGGCGGCCTCGCGTTCGATGAGATCCGCGGATCTGGCTCGCCGGAACAGCTCCCCGCCGTCGCCGGCCGTCGGCGCGGCGTTGAAAGTCAGCCGATATGCCGCTCGTTCCGGCGACGATAGGTAGAAATGGTAGTTCTCGGTGGCCAGCGGTTGATGAAACGTGAACCGAAGCTTCCGAACGCCGGAACGGTCGGCTTCGACCACCGTGGCGTCAAACGGAAAACCCGGTTTTCCTCTGATCACCATGCCGGGAGTCAGGGGCGAGCCCGGTCGCATGCCGTCGATCAGCATCTTCCCCGGCAGGCCGGAGAAGTAGCCCGGCGGCTCCGTGGAAACGGTGAACTCATGGTCGTTCAGTTGTTCGACGACGCAGGGCTTGGTCATCATGAGCGGATGCGGAGCGAACGTCAGCGTGTATCCCTCCAGGTCGGCAGTGGTCCATGCCTCGCGCATTGCGTCCGGTGCGTAGATGGCGGCAATCGGCAAGTTGATGAAGAAAAGCTTGCCGCCCGGCGCCGGAGGCCGGGAGGTCGACTCGACCATATCGGTGTACACGATTTGCTCCGAGCGGATGATTCCCCACCACGCCAGCCGGTAGACGCCTAGCGACCAGACCGTCGCCCCGATGACCAGAAACGCGACCGTTTTCCTCCACGCGGCCGTCACGCCCGCCAGAAGAATGGCGACCACAATCGCGTAAGGCACCGACGCCAGGTAGCTGAAGTGCGGCATGGCAAAGACCGGAACGACCGGAGCGAACGCCGCGATGCACCACAGCGGCCATACCCAGCGGCCCCCTTTGCCCTTGGAGACGGCGACGTACCAGACCGCGACCAGTCCGACAAGGACGGCCATAACCCCGTGAGCCAACAACTCTTCGCGAGCCACTCCCTGATAGGTGGCCAGTCCCATCAGCATTGGCGTGTAGAAAATCTGTGAGAAAAGCAACTGCAACAACTTGCTCGCGGCCCAGTAGCCGGACTTCCATCCGGTCAACTTCGTGAAGTAGATGTCGGGCACGTTTCCGACGTCAAAGCTGGTCCATCGCCAGGCGACGAACGCCAGCGTCAGCACCCAGAAGACCGCATGGTAAGGAAGTCGCCGGCTGAAATGTCGCCGGCCGCCGTAGCTGACGTCGAGAAGGAAAATGACAAAGGCAAAGATGACCGCCGTCTCACGGCTGAGGATCGCCAGGATCCACAATAACACCGGCAGCGCCTCGCGAATCCATCGAGTGACGAACCATCTGGATGGCGATCCCAGTGACACAGACATGTACGCGGCGACGGCCGCTGTGAAGAAGAATGTGCCCACTACTGCGTTCCGGGCGGCCGTCCAGCCAAGGCTGAAAAACGAGTGCGGCAGGATGATGAACAGGACCCCGGCACAAAAGGCCCAACGTCGTTCCAGGCCGGCCTGGAACGCGAGCCAGTACACCAGCAGAGCCATGAACCAGTGCCAGCACAGGGCGCAGGCGTGGATGATCCTTGGGTCGCCGTCGCTGAAAACAAACTCGGCCTTGGCTATCGCCATCGCCACCGGGCGAGGATACCGCCAGACCGCCGGCCTTTCCTGCCACCAGAGGTGATTGAGCTTGCCGGAAAGATCGATCGTCGCCGACTCCATCAGCTCCGAAGGACTCCAGCCGTACTTGCGGAACGCCGCACGGTGCCAATGATCGTCGAAGAACAGACCGTCCCAGATGCTGACTCCGTGGGCCGCCAGAACGATCAGGGCCAGACCCATGCCGCAGGCGACACCTCGCGCGGCGTTTCTCGGGGGGCCGGGCAGGCATGATGGCATTGTCTGCTGGCTCATTGTCTCCGGAAGCTTAGCGATGGCCCATGTCGGCGGCAAGCGCGATCAACGACCACCGATCATGGCACGAGAAAGAAGGGACGCGGGATCTCGTGAATCGTGCGCGTTTCGCCGATCCGCGGCGGGCTCGCTCGCACAAAACGTCCGTTTTCCCACAGCATGAACTGGTACGTCGCGTCGTCGAGGCTGCGGTCGAACTCCAGCAATACTCTGCGCACGCCGGTCGGCTCCGCGTCAAGCGGAATTGCTGCAAACGCGCTTGTGCGGTAGTGAATCGTGCCGGGCTCGACGGGTCGACCCGTGCGGAAAAGACGCTCGAACCGCTGATCGCCAAGCGGTGTGCCCAGCGAGGTCAGTGTCATCCGGCGATCATCCTGACGGTGCCACTGCAGCCCGCGCCGGCCCATCTGTACCAGGTGAATCCGCGTTCCGGCATCGTCATGCATGACCGCCCAAGTCGCCAACTGGAAGGTGGACAGCAGGCTGGAGGGGCTGTTGAAAACGAGGACGTGACGCGGCTCGGGGCGTTCGCGATCGATGTCGGCGGCGGCGATGGCCGCACGATCCAGCCCCCCCATGCTTGAGAAGAAGTAGCCGCGGAGCAGCGTACCCGGCACGGGCAACAGAAGCCCACGGAACACCACGATTGCAGCCAGGGTCAACCGTGCGATTCTTCTCTCGCGCAGCGCTATGCTCCATCGCCCGACATGGTGCAGCAGCAGAGCGATCAGCATCGAGGTTCCGATCGAGGTGTTGAGGAACAAGCGGTCCGAAGGATCGGCGCCGGCCTCCGGGATGAATGAGAACACGGCCAGGCCCAACGCCAGGAACGCCGCCGGTGTCCAGCGGATGGTGCGAGCCAGAATCCAGAAGACTGCGATCGAGACGATTGCCGCCGCCGGCAGCACCCATGGCATGGTGTCCCGCAAAGCCGCGGCAATGTCGGCGCTGAACCCGACAAACAGACTTACGCCGGCCAGCGGCATGATGGTTGCCAGCCGCGAGAAATACTGGCCCGGGTCTCGCCAGGGAGTCGGATACAGAAGTGACTGCGTTCCGTAGCCGGCCGACGCGTACCAGCAGACATAGGCCCCGGCGGCAAGAACGATGGCCAGGAGCGGTCGCGACTTGACCACCGCCGCGAGCCGGCCTCGCAACGACGGCGCGGACGCCGCTCGCGGGTAGAGCCATTCGTGGAGAACGGCCACCGGCAGGCCGATGATCCCGGACTCCTTCGCGCCGCATGCAAGCAGAAAGCAGACGACCGCCGACACCAGCATCGTGTGCCCTGCCCGCGCCCAGTAAGCATGTAGCGACAGGAGCATCCCGACCAGGAACACACCCACCCACAAGGCATTGCGATTGGCGATCCAGCCGACCGGCAGACTGTGAATGTCGCTCAAGGCCATGATGGCCATCGCCCAGGCAAGAGCGCTCCCCGGCAGCTCTAGTGCCCGATACAGTCGATAAACCATCACCAATAAGACTGCAAAAAGCCCCAGGCTCGTCAAGTGGTAGCCGGGCGCCCAGTCTCCATATAGCCAGTGATCCGCCGCGATGCTCAGACTGGTGACCGGCCGGAAGAACCGGATCTTGAAGTCCGCGTCCGTCCACCAGGGATAGAAACCCCACTCGAACAGCGGGTGTCCCGGTTCGGGGCGGACGCCGAAGTCGAACAGGTTCCAGACCCGCGCGGGATCACCGTGCTCGATTCGCCGGAGCATGAACTGGTGTATGTAGTCATCGTACAAGAACCCCCACCGAAGCGAAGGCAGATGCGAGGCCACCCCGGCACAGATCACCAATCCCGCCAGCAACCCGGCTCGCCGAGAGCAGCGCCCCTCATCAAGAGGCCGGCCGGCAACAGCGTCCATGTGATGGGTGATCGGCGTTTGCGCTCGCATGTCTCAAGTACCTTGCGCCGGGCTCTCCTGCTGAAGGGAACTGATACGCTTGGCCGGAATCCCTGCCCAGAACTCATGTGGACCGACTACCGTTCCCGGCAACAGCAGCGATCGGGCACCGATGACACATCCCTTTCGCAGCCGCACCCCGGCCAGAATGCTGACTTCGCCTCCCACGAGAACGTCGTCCTCGATAATGGTCTTCTGAATGGTGACCTTGTCCGCCTCTTGGATGTGAGCGACGATCCGGGTGCCGTACCCGATGATCACATTTCGGCCGATCTCCACCAGCGAAGGATCCAGTATCTCGGGCTCGGTCGCATAGCACGATTGGGACTTCGGGCCGAAGATCCGACTGACCAGCCAGCACAACGGAGGCAGATTGGCCAGATGGAAAACCAGGAAACCGGGAAAAGGAACTTGGTAGCGCGCCTTGGTGAGCACCCCCAGAAGAGTAATCCAGACCAGTTGTCGGTCGGGAAAACCCTTCGTCGAGTAGACCCCTTCCCTGGGCGTTGGAATGGGCAAGCGGACAAGAAGCAACTCCAGGAGATAGATCACGTTGAAAAGAATCACCCACTGTCCGATGCGTTTTGCCCAGAGCATCGTGAGGCCAGGATCACCGGCCAGGGGGTTGCCCGCCGGCCAAGCCTGCAACGCCGTCATCACGGCGGTCGTCAGGCCCAACGAGGTGGACCACAACGTCAAGCGAACCCAGAGGTCCAGTAGGAGAAACCCCCATAGGAATCCTCTTTTGTCGGCCGATTTCCTGGCTTGCGGGTCCATCTGGGCTTGAGACCCGGCCCGCAAAGGCGAAGACGTCTGGCTGTGCTCCACGGTCATGGCCTCCCTGGACAACCACACTCGCGACGCGCGGCCTTGCGCGGGCGTCAACGCGAAAACCGTTTATTCGATGTAGCCCAGTTCCTGCAAATGCCGCTCGATGCTTTGCTGCTGTTCGGCGGTAATCTCGAGCATCTCCGCCGGGGCTTGGCCCTCGGCCGGCAACATGCTCTCGGTGAGTTGCCGCAGTTCCCTGCACTTGGCCGGTTCGTGGTCTGCCAGGTTGATCGTCTCGCCGGGGTCGCTCTGCAGATCGTAAAGCTCCGTGGGCATCTCCGGATTGTGCGGCCCATAGGTATACTTGTGCTGCTCCGTTCGCACGCCGCGCACCTCGAGATCTTCGGGCAGACCCGTCAGCGAGAGATAAGCAGGCAGGCATTCCCAGGGTCGCCCCTCAACCAGCGGCTTGAACGATCGGCCGTCGATGTTGCCCAGTTTCTCAGTGTCGACGCCCACGAAGTCCATGATGGTCGGCATAATATCCGGCTGGCGAACCATCCGGTTCCAGGATCGGCCGCGAGGCACCCCCGCCGGGGCGCGGATAACCAGTGGTACACGCACCACGTAATCATACAGCGAGATGGTATGGCCTTCTTGCATGTTTTGCTTGTAAGAACTCGCCCACAGACGCATGTGCATGCCGAACAGCCGATCTTCGCCGACCGAGTGAACAAAGCGGTTCACTCGGGCCCTGGCTCGGTTCTCATCGAGCAAGCCTCGCCTTTTCAGTACTTCGGTCAGCTTCACAGGGGCACGGAGTTTGAGTAGATCGTGCACGAAAACCAGCGGAGTCAACCTGAGTAGTCGAAGACGATCTTTAAGTCTTTCCCACCGGCCGTAAGCCGGAGTATCTCCGTTGCCCCGTAGCCGCAAGCTCCGCATCAGCGGCACGCAGTGCTCGTAGAATTGTTGCAGAACGCTGGGGCCGGCCCAACGGGCCACACTGAAAGGCACCATGCCCTCGGCCTCATCCACGTGCAGCAGCCGGCGAGCGTAATCCACCGCGGTGCCTTCTCGGTAGGTCTCGGTGTCGAGTTTCTCACCGTGGTCCCCCGTGAAGGCGATGAGCGCGTTGTCCTCCACCGCGGCGAAGATGCGCCCCAGTTGCGCGTCCAGGCTCGACACTGCCCGGTCATACTCGGCCACACCGAAACGCTCGTTGTTGAACTCCGCTTGAACTTGCCTCTTCGGGTGCAGCTCCCAGAGGTGAAGAACCATGAACCAGGGCTGGCGATAGAAGCCGGTCCGTAGGCGTTCGAGAAAGAGGCTTCCCCACTTGGTGTGCAGGTAATCGCACGGGGCACGGTAATTGTAAACCTCAAAAGCACGATCCAGACCCATCTCCGACAGCAGCGGGCCGGTCACCTCCGCATAGCAGTGATAGCCTTCGGCGGCCAAGACATGAGACAATAGCGGAATCCGCTCGCTCAGCCGGTAACCCCAGACCAGGTGAACGCCGTGTCGCGGGCTGTACAGGCCCGTCAGGAGTGCTGCAAAGTTGGGAGTGGTACAGCTCTTTTCGGCGATCGTATTTGGGAAAGAGATCCCTTCTCGGACAAGGCGATCCACATTGGGCGTCTGTCCGGATCGGCCGGCCCCGAGCCAGCGGTCGGAACGACCGCAATCGGCCACGATCAGCAGTATGTTGGGGGGTCTGCTTGTCATGCCGATTGCAGGACGCTGTCGCGGTACGCGGCAGAGTCCCTGGAAGTCTCCTTGTCCCGCATCGCTCGGTACCAATCCCGCATTCGCCTCATGCCCTCTGCAAAACGGGTGCGGTGCACCCAGCCCAGTTCTTCACGCAGCCTTCCGGCGTCGACGACCTGGTCGGTGCTCATCAAGTCGATCATGGCCCGCGTGAAGGGCGGCTCAACCCCCGGCAGCCGGGCCGCCATATCGGCCGCCCATGCCGCCGTGAACGCCAGACGCGCCGGAATATGCCTGGTTGGGCGAGGCATGCCCAGCGCGTCAGCCGTGCTGTTGAGAAACTCGGCCTGAGTGACGACCTCGTCGCTGGCGACGTCGTATACCCTGCCGTGGGCCTTGGCATGCAAGCCGGCCAGAACGACGGCTTCCGCTGATTCGTCGATATACGCGGTCGAAATCCGGTTGGTGCCGGGACCGACGACAAACAAACGCTTGCGGGCCAGCAGCCGCGAAAAGTTCCTTACCAGCACTCGATTGCCCGGCCCATAGATGAATACGGGCCGCAAGATCACCCACGAACAGCCCGCCCGCTCACACTCCGTCCGAACCAGCGACTCGGCCAGAACCTTGGCACGACCGTACAGATTGTACCGCGCCGGAACGGCCCGCGTCTTCTCGGCCGACACC contains these protein-coding regions:
- a CDS encoding DapH/DapD/GlmU-related protein; amino-acid sequence: MEHSQTSSPLRAGSQAQMDPQARKSADKRGFLWGFLLLDLWVRLTLWSTSLGLTTAVMTALQAWPAGNPLAGDPGLTMLWAKRIGQWVILFNVIYLLELLLVRLPIPTPREGVYSTKGFPDRQLVWITLLGVLTKARYQVPFPGFLVFHLANLPPLCWLVSRIFGPKSQSCYATEPEILDPSLVEIGRNVIIGYGTRIVAHIQEADKVTIQKTIIEDDVLVGGEVSILAGVRLRKGCVIGARSLLLPGTVVGPHEFWAGIPAKRISSLQQESPAQGT
- a CDS encoding sulfatase-like hydrolase/transferase, producing MTSRPPNILLIVADCGRSDRWLGAGRSGQTPNVDRLVREGISFPNTIAEKSCTTPNFAALLTGLYSPRHGVHLVWGYRLSERIPLLSHVLAAEGYHCYAEVTGPLLSEMGLDRAFEVYNYRAPCDYLHTKWGSLFLERLRTGFYRQPWFMVLHLWELHPKRQVQAEFNNERFGVAEYDRAVSSLDAQLGRIFAAVEDNALIAFTGDHGEKLDTETYREGTAVDYARRLLHVDEAEGMVPFSVARWAGPSVLQQFYEHCVPLMRSLRLRGNGDTPAYGRWERLKDRLRLLRLTPLVFVHDLLKLRAPVKLTEVLKRRGLLDENRARARVNRFVHSVGEDRLFGMHMRLWASSYKQNMQEGHTISLYDYVVRVPLVIRAPAGVPRGRSWNRMVRQPDIMPTIMDFVGVDTEKLGNIDGRSFKPLVEGRPWECLPAYLSLTGLPEDLEVRGVRTEQHKYTYGPHNPEMPTELYDLQSDPGETINLADHEPAKCRELRQLTESMLPAEGQAPAEMLEITAEQQQSIERHLQELGYIE
- a CDS encoding NAD-dependent epimerase/dehydratase family protein, whose protein sequence is MQAAVTGGTGFLGEAVVRLLVPQAECVRVLVRRPEDDARVEALHARPIRGDLTDAEACAALVHPGDVVFHCAARVEMTGKWEDFRQTTIEGTRRLLHAALSRRVQRFVYVSSAAVYSKENTAGGSVSAEKTRAVPARYNLYGRAKVLAESLVRTECERAGCSWVILRPVFIYGPGNRVLVRNFSRLLARKRLFVVGPGTNRISTAYIDESAEAVVLAGLHAKAHGRVYDVASDEVVTQAEFLNSTADALGMPRPTRHIPARLAFTAAWAADMAARLPGVEPPFTRAMIDLMSTDQVVDAGRLREELGWVHRTRFAEGMRRMRDWYRAMRDKETSRDSAAYRDSVLQSA